A window of the Brassica napus cultivar Da-Ae chromosome A2, Da-Ae, whole genome shotgun sequence genome harbors these coding sequences:
- the LOC106361837 gene encoding WUSCHEL-related homeobox 2-like, with protein sequence MHQSNPKILNYLTMEKEGKVGTASSSRWNPTKEQITLLENLYKEGIRTPSADQIQQITGRLRVHGHIEGKNVFYWFQNHKARQRQKQKQERIAYFNRLLHKTSRFFRPPLCSNVGCVSPYYLQQVGDHHNQHGHGSVYRHSNNVMNPNGGYDKRTITDHKKQLSDITTTAARLSMSSSSLRFDRFALCDHGYNGEDINVNSNGPKTLSLFPLQPLDAASEDGVGNSKISPGRDSPVTCFGDGGGREQPFIDFFSGGSSRFANGANGL encoded by the exons ATGCATCAATCAAACCCCAAAATTCTCAATTACCTCACAATGGAAAAGGAAGGGAAGGTAGGAACGGCAAGCAGTTCAAGGTGGAACCCAACGAAAGAACAAATAACGCTTCTTGAGAATCTTTACAAGGAAGGGATACGAACACCAAGCGCCGATCAGATACAGCAAATCACCGGTAGGCTCCGTGTGCACGGACATATAGAGGGTAAAAACGTCTTTTACTGGTTCCAGAACCATAAGGCTAGACAACGCCAAAAGCAGAAACAGGAGCGCATCGCTTACTTCAATCGTCTCCTCCACAAAACCTCCCGTTTCTTCCGCCCACCGCTTTGCTCAAACG TGGGTTGTGTTAGTCCGTATTATTTACAGCAAGTAGGTGATCATCACAATCAACATGGGCATGGAAGTGTATACAGACACAGTAACAATGTGATGAATCCAAACGGGGGCTACGATAAGCGCACAATCACAGATCATAAGAAGCAATTGTCTGACATAACTACAACCGCAGCTAGACTGTCAATGTCATCGAGCTCACTTAGATTTGACCGATTTGCCCTTTGTGATCACGGTTATAACGGTGAGGACATTAACGTCAATTCTAATGGACCGAAGACGCTTTCCCTTTTTCCTCTTCAGCCTTTGGACGCGGCCAGTGAGGATGGTGTTGGAAATTCCAAAATTTCCCCTGGGCGTGACTCTCCGGTGACTTGTTTCGGTGATGGCGGCGGACGAGAGCAGCCGTTTATTGATTTCTTTTCTGGTGGTTCTAGTAGGTTTGCTAATGGTGCAAATGGGTTGTAA
- the LOC125589068 gene encoding uncharacterized protein LOC125589068 has translation MGRLMDITGDVGMYYLGVARTARVSEAVLGQQWNIRGHRSRHYHALHDRIQNERVPLDEHGRDVVLWKHDENTYKPHFSSSRTWDQVRVKKNKVVWSKSIWFSQGVPRYSFIVWLAIKDRLSTGVRMRVWGIQQGCLMCGERDESRDHIFFACPFTFTVWNRLAGRLCGRRINPDWSLTLQFVTRNTLSSLDKILVQMLFQTCIYYMWKKRNDRRHQKGYHSTKQAIRIIDKAIRNRISSLRYKPNHKLAGLMQRWFEVFDNT, from the coding sequence ATGGGGAGACTCATGGATATCACGGGTGATGTGGGTATGTACTACCTTGGGGTTGCGAGAACCGCTCGAGTTAGTGAAGCAGTTCTGGGTCAGCAATGGAACATCAGAGGTCACAGGAGTAGGCATTACCATGCACTTCATGACCGTATCCAGAATGAAAGGGTACCACTTGATGAACATGGTAGAGACGTGGTGCTTTGGAAGCATGATGAGAACACATATAAACCGCACTTCTCTTCTAGTAGAACTTGGGATCAAGTACGGGTGAAGAAGAATAAGGTGGTCTGGAGCAAGAGTATTTGGTTTTCACAGGGCGTTCCTAGATACTCTTTTATTGTTTGGCTGGCAATAAAGGATCGACTATCAACTGGAGTGCGTATGAGGGTGTGGGGCATACAGCAAGGTTGCTTGATGTGTGGAGAAAGGGATGAGTCGAGGGACCATATCTTTTTTGCTTGTCCTTTTACTTTCACTGTCTGGAATAGACTTGCAGGACGGCTGTGTGGGCGACGGATCAATCCTGACTGGAGTCTTACTCTGCAATTTGTTACCAGAAACACTCTTAGCAGCTTGGACAAGATACTAGTCCAAATGCTGTTTCAGACATGCATCTATTACATGTGGAAGAAGAGGAACGATCGTAGACATCAGAAAGGTTATCACAGTACAAAGCAAGCTATCCGAATCATCGACAAGGCCATACGGAACCGAATCAGTTCTCTTCGATACAAACCTAATCATAAGCTAGCCGGGTTGATGCAGCGTTGGTTTGAAGTTTTTGATAACACATAG